From Penicillium psychrofluorescens genome assembly, chromosome: 1, one genomic window encodes:
- a CDS encoding uncharacterized protein (ID:PFLUO_000969-T1.cds;~source:funannotate), with the protein MSERGSFRGGRGGGRGGPRGQQGSQQKSGGGGGAQEKPKKENILDLNKYMDKEVQVKFNGGREVSGTLKGYDQLMNLVLDDVKESMRDDEGNQTTRSLGLIVARGTLIVLISPADGSEEIANPFVQPEE; encoded by the exons ATGTCCGAACGAGGCTCGTTCCGAGggggccgtggtggtggccgtggaggccCGCGCGGCCAGCAGGGCTCGCAGCAGAAAagtggcggtggtggcggtgcgcaggagaagcccaaaaaggaaaacatcctcgacctcaacAAGTACATGGACAAGGAGGTGCAGGTGAAGTTTAATGGTGGCCGCGAGG TCTCTGGAACCCTCAAGGGCTACGACCAGCTCATGAACCTGGTTCTCGACGATGTCAAGGAATCTATGCGCG ATGACGAGGGCAACCAAACAACGCGCTCGCTGGGCCTGATCGTCGCGCGCGGCACTCTGATCGTGCTGATCTCGCCCGCGGACGGCAGCGAGGAGATCGCCAATCCGTTCGTGCAGCCCGAGGAGTAA